A single window of uncultured Pseudodesulfovibrio sp. DNA harbors:
- a CDS encoding secondary thiamine-phosphate synthase enzyme YjbQ produces the protein MKSYRKELFFEIPTRRAFINITEDVEECLRESNIREGLCLVNAMHITASVFINDDESGLHHDYEVWLEKLAPHEPVGQYRHNGYEDNADAHMKRQVMGREVVVAITDGQLDFGTWERIFYGEFDGRRRKRVLVKIIGE, from the coding sequence ATGAAATCATACCGCAAAGAACTGTTCTTCGAAATCCCGACCCGTCGGGCGTTCATCAACATCACGGAAGATGTGGAAGAGTGCCTGCGAGAATCCAATATTCGAGAAGGGCTGTGTCTGGTCAACGCCATGCACATCACAGCCTCGGTGTTCATCAATGATGATGAGTCCGGCCTGCATCACGATTATGAAGTATGGCTGGAAAAGCTCGCACCGCATGAACCCGTGGGGCAATATCGACACAATGGATACGAAGACAACGCCGACGCACACATGAAACGGCAGGTCATGGGCCGCGAGGTCGTGGTCGCCATCACTGACGGCCAGCTTGACTTCGGCACCTGGGAGCGCATCTTCTACGGCGAGTTCGACGGACGC
- a CDS encoding pyrimidine dimer DNA glycosylase/endonuclease V has product MRLWTVHPKHLDAKGLVALWREGLLARAVLHGQTKGYKNHPQLTRFRDHPNPLIAIDAYLSAVLTESRERNYNFNANKIDETATAPSIEETSGQLDYEWHHLLKKLKKRDPERFKESQAVEKPDVHPLFHLVDGGVREWEKIIKEQQ; this is encoded by the coding sequence GTGCGGCTCTGGACCGTGCATCCCAAACACCTTGATGCCAAAGGTTTGGTCGCGCTCTGGCGTGAAGGCCTGCTTGCGCGCGCTGTGCTACATGGTCAAACCAAAGGCTACAAAAACCACCCGCAACTCACCCGTTTCCGCGATCATCCCAATCCGTTAATCGCCATTGATGCATACCTTTCCGCTGTGCTGACAGAATCACGCGAACGCAACTACAATTTCAATGCGAACAAGATTGATGAGACAGCCACTGCCCCTTCCATTGAAGAGACATCGGGCCAACTCGACTACGAATGGCATCATTTGTTAAAAAAACTGAAAAAACGAGATCCTGAACGGTTCAAAGAATCTCAAGCAGTCGAAAAACCTGATGTTCATCCGCTATTTCATCTGGTGGATGGGGGCGTTCGGGAGTGGGAAAAAATAATCAAGGAACAACAATGA
- a CDS encoding phage capsid protein, which translates to MSTTVSNGFVTQYVEMVHQAYQAQGSKMRQTVRLQSEVEGSKCVFQKVGKGAAGKKTRHGNVPLMNLNHSNVSCTLSDWYAAEYIDKLDELKDKGDEKQVAANAGAWALGRKIDELIITKLGGAANVVAENTSGLTKDKILQAFGTLNANDVPDDGHRFAVVGPHQWNELLNIQEFKSSDYAGEQYPWLKGTESRTWLGITWMFHTGLPLDNGMRKCFVYHRNAAGLAEGQKVKAFVDWVPEKAAHLVDHMLSAGACLIDPDGVIEIQCDDDAVIL; encoded by the coding sequence ATGTCCACGACTGTCAGTAATGGTTTTGTAACCCAATATGTTGAAATGGTGCATCAGGCCTATCAGGCTCAGGGCTCCAAAATGCGTCAGACCGTCCGCCTTCAGAGTGAGGTCGAAGGTTCCAAGTGCGTGTTTCAGAAAGTCGGTAAGGGTGCGGCTGGCAAGAAAACCCGTCATGGCAACGTGCCGCTCATGAACCTCAATCATTCCAATGTGTCCTGCACGCTGTCCGACTGGTACGCTGCCGAGTACATCGACAAACTCGATGAACTCAAGGACAAGGGCGACGAAAAGCAGGTGGCAGCCAATGCCGGTGCCTGGGCTTTGGGGCGCAAGATTGATGAGTTGATTATTACCAAGCTCGGCGGTGCTGCCAACGTGGTCGCTGAGAATACGTCCGGCCTGACCAAGGACAAGATTCTTCAGGCCTTTGGCACGCTGAATGCCAATGATGTGCCGGACGATGGCCACCGTTTTGCCGTAGTCGGGCCGCATCAGTGGAACGAACTGCTGAATATTCAGGAGTTCAAATCCAGTGATTACGCTGGTGAACAGTATCCTTGGCTCAAGGGAACTGAATCCCGCACATGGCTCGGTATCACCTGGATGTTTCACACCGGCCTGCCGCTGGATAACGGTATGCGTAAGTGCTTTGTCTACCATCGCAACGCTGCTGGTCTGGCCGAGGGCCAGAAGGTCAAGGCATTCGTGGACTGGGTGCCGGAAAAGGCCGCCCATCTGGTGGACCATATGCTCAGTGCCGGTGCCTGTCTTATCGACCCGGACGGCGTGATTGAAATCCAGTGCGACGACGACGCAGTGATTCTCTAA
- a CDS encoding MBL fold metallo-hydrolase, with translation MELTFLVDNNSLIGTQFLAEPALSMFIQDGGKNILFDAGYSDAFMINAQRKGINLLNLDWIALSHGHFDHTWGLDYLIRHHFEAAIHKQPHARPRIVAHPQAFTSKRKSAVPELGMLLAEEKLSRQFELNLTDKPVWLTDTLVTLGEIERVMDFEPPAPLGERIEKNGPVPDDMPDDTALAYVSDSGLVVISGCAHAGICNTVEQAKRVTGVDKVRTVLGGFHLQQAKPERLDPTTDYLAALNLENLYACHCTDLAAKIVMAKKCPLKEVGSGLTLKF, from the coding sequence ATGGAACTGACCTTTCTCGTCGATAACAATTCACTCATCGGCACCCAATTTCTGGCTGAACCCGCACTGTCCATGTTTATTCAGGATGGCGGCAAAAACATACTTTTCGACGCCGGATATTCCGACGCCTTTATGATCAACGCACAGCGCAAAGGGATCAACCTGCTCAATCTGGACTGGATTGCCCTGTCTCACGGTCACTTTGATCACACATGGGGGTTGGATTATCTGATTCGCCATCATTTTGAGGCGGCTATTCATAAACAGCCGCACGCACGCCCACGGATTGTAGCCCATCCGCAGGCCTTCACGTCCAAACGAAAAAGTGCAGTGCCGGAACTCGGTATGTTGCTGGCAGAAGAAAAATTATCACGCCAGTTTGAATTGAACCTGACCGACAAGCCGGTTTGGCTCACGGACACATTGGTCACGCTCGGAGAAATTGAACGCGTCATGGACTTCGAACCGCCCGCTCCACTGGGTGAACGCATTGAAAAAAATGGGCCAGTACCTGACGACATGCCAGACGACACCGCTCTGGCCTATGTCTCGGATTCTGGACTGGTGGTTATCTCCGGCTGCGCTCACGCCGGTATTTGTAACACCGTCGAACAGGCGAAGCGCGTCACAGGTGTGGACAAAGTCCGCACGGTCCTCGGCGGCTTCCACTTGCAACAGGCCAAACCGGAACGACTTGATCCGACCACGGACTATCTGGCCGCATTGAATCTGGAAAACCTATACGCCTGCCATTGTACCGACCTCGCCGCCAAAATCGTCATGGCAAAAAAATGTCCGCTCAAGGAAGTCGGGTCCGGGCTGACGCTAAAATTCTAA
- a CDS encoding thermonuclease family protein — translation MSLESIAETVYALPMNSRNLILSLFLLSLLTFFPGHASALDVQFLHIIDGDSLVVVSGGDSVEVRLIGVDAPEYRQEYSNKAKVFSLKFCHGKRLKLVFDREKKDRYGRTLAYVYADGEMLNKAIIQAGLALAFKVKPNTRYSSLFKAVEKEAKKAKRGFWRFGGLKQTPAQWRRAH, via the coding sequence TTGTCACTGGAATCAATTGCGGAAACAGTCTATGCTCTTCCCATGAATTCTCGCAACCTCATTTTATCACTTTTCCTGTTGTCTCTGTTGACTTTTTTTCCGGGTCACGCTTCGGCCCTTGATGTCCAATTCCTTCATATAATAGATGGAGACTCTTTGGTGGTCGTGTCTGGTGGCGATTCCGTCGAGGTCCGGCTTATCGGTGTGGATGCCCCGGAATATCGACAGGAATACAGTAACAAGGCCAAAGTCTTTTCCCTGAAATTCTGCCATGGCAAACGTCTGAAATTGGTCTTTGATCGAGAAAAAAAGGACCGTTACGGCAGAACGCTCGCCTATGTCTATGCCGACGGCGAAATGCTCAATAAAGCCATCATCCAAGCTGGGTTGGCCCTTGCCTTTAAGGTTAAGCCCAACACCAGATATTCCTCTCTTTTCAAGGCTGTTGAGAAAGAAGCCAAGAAAGCGAAGCGAGGCTTTTGGCGATTCGGTGGTTTGAAACAAACTCCTGCTCAATGGCGTAGGGCTCATTAG
- a CDS encoding RNA methyltransferase, which produces MQNNGRDKKDGKIYVVGNKPVKELLMDNPRKVDFVAFRKGRRDQAMEEIIELCRTQKVPHKSVSAQDLDYMYRGNHQGIAARCATLDYTPLEQLLEDAVEAPLPLIVALDQVQDTGNVGVLARTIHALGGAGLIVCQHHGAYLGAGALRSSAGALNKLPVAKVGNLANAMKDCVNYDYTLYAARMTSDSANVYTAELETPAVLVLGNEEKGIRPGVSKFCHHSVHVPFQREFDSLNVAQAGAIIVSEFARRLG; this is translated from the coding sequence ATGCAAAATAATGGCCGGGACAAAAAAGACGGGAAAATTTACGTGGTTGGCAACAAGCCGGTCAAAGAACTTCTCATGGACAACCCTCGCAAAGTGGACTTCGTCGCCTTTCGAAAAGGACGACGCGATCAGGCAATGGAAGAAATAATCGAACTGTGTCGGACACAAAAAGTTCCGCACAAGTCAGTTTCCGCTCAGGACCTCGACTATATGTATCGCGGAAATCATCAGGGAATCGCGGCCCGGTGTGCCACCCTCGACTACACTCCGCTTGAACAACTTCTCGAAGATGCCGTTGAAGCTCCTCTGCCGCTCATCGTTGCCTTGGATCAAGTGCAGGACACCGGCAATGTTGGCGTGCTCGCCCGAACCATCCACGCGCTCGGTGGGGCCGGACTCATCGTCTGCCAGCATCACGGAGCCTATCTCGGAGCCGGAGCCCTCCGCTCTTCTGCTGGTGCGCTCAACAAGTTGCCCGTTGCCAAGGTCGGCAACCTCGCCAATGCCATGAAGGATTGTGTCAACTACGACTACACACTCTACGCAGCCCGCATGACGTCTGATTCAGCCAACGTCTATACTGCCGAACTCGAAACGCCCGCCGTGCTCGTGCTCGGCAACGAAGAAAAAGGCATCCGTCCCGGCGTCTCCAAATTCTGTCACCACAGCGTGCATGTGCCTTTCCAACGGGAATTCGATTCGCTCAACGTAGCACAGGCCGGAGCCATCATCGTCTCCGAGTTCGCCCGTCGGTTGGGATAA
- a CDS encoding LysM peptidoglycan-binding domain-containing protein, which produces MRVFKYGYLLAMAVFVASFAAGCTANKSPQATLPVEEVVSESQVPEDADALEPEIIATPDEAEDHLSQTEQAVLNQRFGLLFDLEQHDSKDVELFFTFYTHKARKTMVRWLERSQPYLPYVRRVFTQYGLPQDLVLLPFVESGYNVRAYSWAGAGGMWQFMRGTGRLYGLKSDWWIDERRDPYKATDAAARHLRDLYDRFGDWYLALAAYNAGEGKISRALKKAKCETFFELTERNRKLSRRTRLKKETKQYVPKFIAISKVFQNLDTLGFEPVSWEMEVEVVPVKVPGGTDLLALAREGGMTWNEFHKYNPAFRRQVSPPHMQATAYLPVAKADKMMAYLSNPGSRPFAGYSRYRIRSGDSWWRISRRFGVPINVLKSVNNTRSNTLRPGRYVMVPAHGSSKTVTASASSSSSKTRAIASKRGNYVVRSGDTLWSISQSFGTTVNTLKRSNGLRSSRLKVGQKLYIPNSSNAATKQAVKEAGKVKTQMVNYKVRRGDNLTTISRKFGVKVTDLRRWNSLNSRGTIYAGQRLKVYVQ; this is translated from the coding sequence TTGAGAGTTTTCAAATATGGATATTTGCTCGCAATGGCGGTATTTGTTGCGAGTTTTGCGGCTGGCTGTACGGCCAACAAGTCGCCTCAGGCCACTCTGCCTGTTGAGGAAGTGGTTTCCGAAAGCCAAGTCCCGGAGGATGCCGATGCTCTGGAACCAGAGATTATCGCCACGCCTGATGAGGCTGAAGATCACTTGAGCCAGACCGAACAGGCTGTGCTCAATCAACGCTTCGGGTTGTTGTTTGACCTTGAGCAGCATGACTCCAAGGATGTGGAGCTGTTTTTCACATTCTATACACATAAAGCTCGCAAAACCATGGTACGTTGGCTGGAACGTTCTCAGCCGTATCTGCCATACGTGCGCCGTGTCTTTACCCAGTATGGACTGCCGCAGGATTTGGTGTTGTTGCCATTCGTGGAATCCGGGTACAATGTTCGCGCTTATTCTTGGGCCGGTGCCGGCGGCATGTGGCAATTCATGCGTGGAACAGGGCGACTCTATGGACTCAAGTCAGACTGGTGGATTGACGAACGCCGTGATCCATACAAAGCTACTGATGCTGCCGCTCGTCACCTGCGGGATCTTTATGACAGGTTTGGTGATTGGTATCTCGCGCTGGCCGCGTATAATGCTGGTGAAGGTAAGATTTCACGCGCTTTGAAAAAGGCGAAATGCGAAACGTTTTTCGAATTGACGGAAAGAAATCGTAAATTGTCTCGTCGAACCCGCCTGAAAAAAGAAACCAAACAATACGTTCCAAAATTTATCGCTATTTCCAAGGTTTTCCAGAACCTCGACACGTTGGGTTTTGAGCCTGTGTCGTGGGAAATGGAGGTAGAAGTCGTGCCGGTTAAAGTGCCGGGTGGCACTGATTTGCTTGCCCTTGCTCGTGAGGGTGGCATGACATGGAATGAATTCCATAAGTATAACCCGGCGTTTCGTCGTCAGGTCAGCCCGCCACATATGCAGGCTACCGCCTATTTGCCTGTGGCCAAAGCCGACAAGATGATGGCGTATTTGTCCAATCCCGGTTCCAGACCTTTTGCGGGTTATAGCCGTTATCGTATTCGTTCCGGTGATTCTTGGTGGCGTATTTCCAGAAGGTTTGGCGTCCCCATCAACGTATTGAAAAGTGTCAATAATACTCGTTCCAATACGTTGCGTCCTGGTCGATATGTGATGGTTCCAGCGCATGGTTCCAGCAAGACAGTGACTGCGTCTGCGTCGTCCTCTTCTTCTAAAACTCGGGCGATCGCATCCAAGCGTGGCAATTATGTCGTCCGTTCCGGCGACACTCTCTGGTCCATTTCTCAGTCGTTCGGTACGACCGTGAATACGCTTAAACGTTCCAATGGCCTACGTTCCAGCCGCCTCAAGGTTGGACAGAAGCTCTATATCCCCAACAGTTCCAACGCAGCGACCAAGCAGGCCGTCAAGGAAGCTGGGAAGGTCAAGACTCAGATGGTGAATTACAAGGTGCGTCGTGGCGACAACCTGACCACTATCTCCCGCAAATTTGGCGTTAAGGTCACGGACCTGCGTCGTTGGAATTCCCTTAATTCTCGCGGAACCATCTATGCGGGGCAACGCCTCAAGGTTTACGTGCAGTAG
- a CDS encoding 30S ribosomal protein S1: protein MEKTTESVEVPEMDMEMNFADALDEYLNSDFGDLDEGTIVSGEVVKVDKDYVLVDVNFKSEGQIPVSEFTEADGTVTIEVGEKVDVFVARKNEAEGTIYLSRDKAKRMQLFDKLEELQEKDGEVVGRIIRRIKGGYTVDLGGVEAFLPGSHVDLRPVPDMDALVNQEFDFKILKINRRRSNVIVSRRVLLEELRSEQRDKLLGTLEEGQVVEGKVKNITEYGVFIDLGGLDGLLHITDMSWKRIKHPKEMVNLGDDLELKILNFDREGQKVSLGLKQLVPDPWENIAEKYPEDSRFNGTITNLADYGAFVELENGVEGLVHISEMSWTRKLRHPSQMVKVGDEVEVIVLGVDPEKKRISLGMKQISPNPWDVVAEKYPEGTVLEGAIKNITEFGVFIGIEEGIDGLIHVSDISWTKKIRHPSEVYKSGDSVQAKVLTVDKENEKFTLGVKQLTEDPWSHVPAKYPVGQKVNGTVTNITDFGLFVEVEEGIEGLVHVSEISRKKIKSPSEMFKEGDVIEAKVIHVSADERRLGLSIKQTKEEPARSGGGKSKSFGGGGIDAGSTLGDLLREKLEEAAGEIPMDEPEAVVEEVVEAAPEAPVEEVVEAEAPVEEAVAEEAAPEEAPVEEAAAEEESK from the coding sequence ATGGAAAAAACTACTGAATCTGTTGAAGTCCCCGAAATGGACATGGAAATGAATTTTGCTGATGCTCTTGATGAGTATCTGAATTCCGATTTCGGAGATCTGGACGAAGGCACCATCGTTTCTGGTGAAGTCGTCAAAGTCGACAAAGATTACGTGCTCGTTGATGTGAATTTCAAGTCCGAAGGACAAATTCCCGTTTCCGAGTTCACCGAAGCCGATGGCACTGTGACCATCGAAGTCGGTGAAAAGGTCGACGTTTTCGTCGCCCGCAAAAACGAAGCCGAAGGCACCATCTACTTGTCCCGTGACAAGGCCAAGCGGATGCAGCTTTTTGATAAACTGGAAGAGCTCCAGGAGAAAGACGGCGAAGTCGTCGGTCGCATCATTCGTCGCATCAAGGGCGGTTACACCGTCGATTTGGGTGGCGTTGAAGCATTCCTGCCTGGTTCTCATGTTGATCTTCGTCCGGTCCCCGACATGGACGCTCTGGTCAATCAGGAATTCGATTTCAAGATCCTCAAGATCAACCGTCGCCGTTCCAACGTCATCGTTTCCCGCCGCGTATTGCTCGAAGAGCTGCGCAGTGAACAGCGTGACAAGTTGCTCGGCACCCTCGAAGAGGGCCAGGTTGTGGAAGGTAAGGTCAAGAACATCACCGAATACGGCGTGTTCATCGACCTCGGTGGCCTCGACGGTCTGCTCCACATCACTGACATGTCCTGGAAGCGCATCAAGCATCCCAAGGAAATGGTCAATCTGGGCGACGATCTCGAACTGAAGATTCTCAACTTCGACCGTGAAGGTCAGAAGGTCTCTCTCGGACTCAAGCAGCTCGTACCTGATCCGTGGGAAAATATTGCTGAAAAGTACCCCGAGGATTCCCGTTTCAACGGTACCATCACCAACCTCGCTGACTACGGCGCATTTGTTGAGTTGGAGAACGGCGTTGAAGGTCTGGTTCACATCTCCGAGATGTCCTGGACCCGCAAGCTCCGTCACCCTTCCCAGATGGTCAAGGTCGGCGACGAAGTGGAAGTCATCGTTCTCGGTGTGGACCCGGAGAAGAAGCGTATCTCTCTCGGCATGAAGCAGATTTCCCCGAACCCGTGGGATGTCGTGGCTGAGAAGTACCCCGAGGGCACCGTCCTTGAGGGCGCAATCAAGAACATTACCGAATTCGGCGTGTTCATCGGTATCGAGGAAGGCATTGATGGCCTGATCCACGTTTCCGATATCTCTTGGACCAAGAAAATTCGTCACCCTTCGGAAGTTTACAAGTCCGGCGATTCCGTTCAGGCCAAGGTCCTCACCGTGGACAAGGAGAACGAGAAGTTCACCTTGGGCGTGAAGCAGCTGACCGAAGATCCCTGGTCTCATGTTCCTGCCAAGTACCCCGTGGGCCAGAAGGTCAACGGTACCGTCACCAACATCACTGACTTCGGTCTGTTTGTTGAGGTCGAGGAAGGTATTGAAGGTCTGGTTCACGTTTCCGAGATCAGCCGTAAAAAGATCAAGTCTCCCTCCGAGATGTTCAAGGAAGGCGACGTCATCGAAGCCAAGGTTATCCATGTGTCCGCTGATGAGCGCCGTCTCGGCCTGTCCATCAAGCAGACCAAGGAAGAGCCTGCACGCTCCGGCGGCGGCAAGTCCAAGTCCTTTGGCGGCGGCGGCATCGATGCCGGTTCCACCTTGGGCGACCTGCTCCGCGAGAAGCTGGAAGAAGCAGCTGGTGAAATCCCCATGGATGAGCCCGAAGCCGTTGTTGAGGAAGTGGTAGAAGCCGCTCCTGAAGCTCCGGTTGAAGAAGTTGTTGAAGCCGAAGCTCCGGTCGAAGAAGCCGTTGCTGAGGAAGCTGCTCCTGAAGAAGCTCCGGTTGAAGAAGCCGCTGCTGAAGAAGAAAGCAAGTAA
- the sppA gene encoding signal peptide peptidase SppA: protein MEETKTRFSQRHPLLFGVMMIILAVALISGVMAFFRSMGWTPGSFSMSGDKIGVVHVEGMILDSTDVVSWIHSLEKDDSIKGVLLRVNSPGGAIAPSQEIYQAVTELNAVKPVVASYGSVAASGGYYASVPSRLIFANPGSITASIGVMAEFVTVTEAMEKLGIKPEVLTTGKYKAAGTPMRELSYEQREQMQGLMMDLHEQFVDDVAAARTMDRARVAAVADGRAVSGRQALALGLIDQLGSMSQAVDRLKELCEIDGEAVVVEGPIEDVPLIQEILGAIHFDISSSLPQGWTFSYK from the coding sequence ATGGAAGAGACCAAAACTCGTTTCTCCCAGCGCCACCCCCTTCTTTTTGGGGTGATGATGATCATATTGGCCGTGGCCCTCATCTCGGGGGTCATGGCCTTTTTCCGTTCAATGGGGTGGACTCCCGGTTCATTCTCCATGTCCGGCGACAAGATTGGCGTTGTGCATGTGGAGGGGATGATTCTTGATTCCACGGATGTAGTGTCTTGGATTCATTCTCTTGAGAAAGATGATTCTATCAAGGGTGTGCTTCTGCGCGTGAATTCGCCCGGTGGTGCGATTGCTCCATCTCAGGAGATATATCAGGCCGTGACCGAGTTGAACGCGGTTAAGCCTGTGGTTGCATCGTATGGTTCGGTGGCTGCTTCTGGTGGGTATTACGCCTCGGTGCCGTCACGACTTATTTTTGCCAATCCAGGTTCCATTACCGCTTCCATTGGCGTCATGGCCGAATTCGTGACTGTTACCGAAGCCATGGAGAAGCTTGGTATCAAGCCTGAAGTGTTGACCACTGGTAAGTACAAGGCTGCCGGTACTCCTATGCGAGAGCTGTCGTATGAGCAGCGCGAGCAGATGCAGGGACTCATGATGGATCTGCATGAGCAGTTTGTGGATGACGTGGCAGCAGCCCGTACCATGGACCGTGCGCGGGTTGCGGCTGTTGCTGATGGACGCGCTGTGTCAGGTCGGCAGGCGCTTGCGCTTGGGCTTATTGACCAGCTTGGTAGTATGTCGCAGGCAGTGGATCGGCTTAAAGAGTTATGCGAGATTGACGGTGAGGCTGTTGTTGTTGAAGGGCCGATTGAGGATGTTCCGTTGATTCAGGAAATTCTTGGAGCTATTCATTTTGATATTTCTTCCAGTTTGCCGCAGGGATGGACCTTTTCTTATAAATAG